From Apium graveolens cultivar Ventura chromosome 9, ASM990537v1, whole genome shotgun sequence, the proteins below share one genomic window:
- the LOC141682952 gene encoding PH, RCC1 and FYVE domains-containing protein 1-like: MTIFQSNSLGERDAEQAITALKRGSYLLKYGHRGNPKFCPFRLSNDETSLIWYTGTQEKEVQLRHVSRIIPGQRTAIFHRYPRPEKEYESFSLIYNKGSLDLICKDKDEAEIWFVALSALLSRGNCQELRRRGSSDSLSSTGSSNITKGHSQSFTSRSGSDRVYEDQENTQSPQCFSANLPQKRLGRALSELLLYDSAARFSPRREFDKKSLSIQSSQDLNDRNQADTSRHSISSAINSSDPGSPQEDVATFGDVFIWGEGINDGLIGGGVHRTSSLSSFKDALSPKVLGPVLALNTKEVSCGSKHAVLVTKQGKIYSWGEGSGGRLGHGVDADVPNPKFISALCELEIKSVSCGENHTIAITESGDLYTWGDGIHSCGLLGHGNDFSQWIPKRVSHVEGIHVSVISCGPWHSAVVTETGLLLTFGDGTFGALGHGDRCSTNIPREVEALKGLRVVTVSCGVWHTAAVVDITSSPPNCNGSPSGHLFTWGNGNKGQLGHGDDESKLVPSCVLVSNDINFCQVACGHSITVALTTLGKVYTMGSAKHGQLGSPGSPGKLPICIEGELRNNFIGEIACGSNHVAVLSSNSEVYTWGKGTNGQLGHGDLDDRSTPTLVKALKRKQIKSVVCGSNITAVICDHKQASIADYHMCSSCHAPFYFRRKRHNCYNCGLVFCKVCSSKKSLNASLAPNTNKLFRVCEVCFSKLNKAVVNKSPVPPPQVTHGNTKASSGESKEQETPLIKSNSVISKLSSFNSFRRLSNSQSKKSMKKKLNSGHISPIANRSLGNESSSTSHSSPSVYECSQNASPLSCPIVNSLTSSPVSVTSSPSRPLSLTSNSAALAYPYIILDESKKTNDNLSNEISILRQQVEVLTHKSQLLEAELGKKSNLLKEATDIIGDEKARNKVNGSN; this comes from the exons ATGACTATCTTTCAGAGTAATAGTCTTGGTGAAAGGGATGCTGAGCAG GCAATTACAGCCTTAAAGAGAGGATCTTATCTACTCAAGTATGGCCACCGAGGAAACCCAAAATTCTGCCCCTTTCGACTTTCTAAT GATGAGACATCATTAATATGGTATACTGGGACACAGGAGAAAGAGGTTCAGTTAAGACATGTTTCTAGAATTATTCCGGGACAGCGAACT GCAATATTTCATCGTTATCCTCGGCCAGAAAAAGAATATGAATCATTTTCGCTCATATATAATAAAGGGTCATTGGATCTG ATATGCAAAGACAAGGATGAAGCTGAAATCTGGTTTGTGGCCCTCAGCGCATTACTATCACGGGGTAACTGTCAAGAACTGAGGCGCAGAGGAAGCAGCGATAGTCTCTCTTCTACTGGTTCAAGTAATATTACCAAAGGACATTCTCAGTCATTTACTTCAAGAAGCGGCAGTGATAGAGTTTATGAG GATCAGGAGAATACGCAATCACCTCAGTGCTTCTCTGCGAATCTCCCTCAGAAACGATTGGGAAGAGCATTATCAGAATTATTGTTGTATGACTCTGCTGCTCGTTTTTCCCCTCGGAGAGAGTTTGATAAAAAATCTCTTAGCATACAATCATCACAAGACCTAAATGACCGCAACCAGGCAGATACTTCTCGACATAGTATATCCAGTGCCATAAATTCTTCAGACCCAGGATCTCCTCAAGAAGACGTTGCTACATTCGGTGATGTTTTCATCTGGGGAGAAGGAATAAATGACGGGCTAATAGGCGGTGGTGTGCATAGAACTAGTTCTTTAAGTTCCTTTAAGGATGCACTTTCACCAAAGGTTTTAGGACCAGTTTTGGCACTAAATACTAAAGAGGTTTCTTGTGGTAGTAAACATGCTGTACTAGTTACCAAACAGGGTAAGATTTATAGTTGGGGAGAGGGGTCAGGTGGAAGGCTAGGTCACGGAGTGGATGCTGACGTTCCCAATCCAAAGTTCATTAGTGCTCTTTGTGAATTGGAAATAAAATCGGTTTCATGTGGAGAAAATCATACAATTGCCATTACAGAATCTGGGGATCTTTATACGTGGGGTGATGGTATCCACAGTTGTGGGCTACTTGGGCATGGGAATGATTTCAGTCAATGGATCCCTAAAAGGGTGAGTCACGTGGAGGGTATACATGTATCTGTGATCTCATGTGGACCATGGCATTCAGCTGTTGTTACAGAAACGGGTCTTCTACTCACGTTTGGAGATGGGACTTTTGGTGCCCTGGGCCATGGAGATAGATGCAGCACAAATATTCCCAGAGAAGTAGAGGCTTTAAAAGGGTTACGGGTAGTAACAGTAAGTTGTGGTGTTTGGCACACTGCTGCTGTTGTAGATATCACTTCTAGTCCTCCGAATTGCAATGGTTCACCGAGTGGACATCTCTTCACCTGGGGTAATGGGAATAAAGGGCAGCTTGGCCATGGGGATGATGAATCTAAACTTGTTCCGTCTTGTGTTTTGGTGTCGAATGACATAAACTTCTGTCAAGTAGCTTGTGGTCACAGCATCACTGTTGCTCTTACTACCTTGGGCAAAGTATATACAATGGGTAGTGCCAAACATGGACAGCTAGGAAGTCCTGGGAGTCCTGGTAAGCTTCCCATCTGCATTGAAGGTGAACTCAGAAACAATTTTATTGGAGAAATAGCATGTGGTTCTAATCATGTTGCAGTGCTGAGCTCAAACTCGGAGGTTTACACTTGGGGAAAGGGAACAAATGGTCAGTTAGGTCATGGAGACCTTGATGACAGAAGTACTCCTACACTTGTTAAAGCTCTTAAAAGAAAACAAATTAAGAGCGTGGTATGTGGATCAAATATTACAGCTGTCATCTGTGATCATAAGCAAGCAAGTATTGCTGATTATCACATGTGCTCTAGCTGCCATGCACCCTTTTATTTCAGAAGGAAACGTCATAACTGCTACAACTGCGGACTAGTTTTTTGCAAAGTTTGTAGCAGTAAGAAATCTCTAAATGCTTCTCTGGCGCCAAACACGAACAAGCTGTTCCGTGTTTGTGAAGTTTGTTTTTCCAAACTAAACAAGGCCGTCGTAAACAAATCCCCTGTACCACCTCCCCAAGTAACACATGGGAATACAAAAGCCAGCTCTGGTGAGAGCAAGGAGCAAGAAACCCCATTGATTAAATCAAACAGTGTAATTTCTAAGCTATCCTCTTTTAACTCGTTCAGACGTTTAAGCAATTCACAAAGCAAAAAAAGTATGAAAAAGAAATTGAATAGTGGACATATATCTCCCATTGCAAACAGAAGTCTAGGAAATGAAAGCTCCTCTACTTCACATTCTTCACCTTCTGTATATGAGTGTTCACAAAATGCATCTCCTCTTTCTTGCCCTATAGTCAATTCTCTTACTTCTTCCCCAGTTTCCGTTACCTCAAGCCCTTCTCGTCCCTTGTCTCTCACATCAAATTCAGCTGCTCTTGCATATCCTTATATCATTCTGGATGAATCAAAGAAAACAAATGACAACCTCAGCAACGAAATATCAATATTAAGGCAACAG GTGGAGGTCCTCACCCACAAATCTCAACTCCTGGAAGCTGAACTTGGCAAAAAGTCAAACCTGCTGAAGGAGGCCACTGATATTATCGGGGATGAAAAGGCGAGAAACAAGGTGAATGGAAGTAATTAG
- the LOC141685164 gene encoding uncharacterized protein LOC141685164 — MTNITSLSFVSLDISGDNYLSWVQDVKLHLGSKKLSDTIKAENKSTAEENFTSIIFLRHHMHEDLKSEYLEVEDPFILWENLKDRFDHQKLVYLPAAENDWANLRLQDFKSVRTYSSALFKISSRLIMCGEKVTEKRKIDKTLSIFHPNNINLAEMYRERKFTKFGDLLSTLLLAEQNHELVIKNHQSRPTGSAPLPKVNNMSFQQNVRGKGYRGGRSQGRYRGRGRSHGHFRPYNNYGHRKWQSESQSKRKASRGEKTENVCYRCGMIGHWTCNCHTPDHLVKLYQSSQKSKEKMVETSFANNNIDDFPRITTGGISINGPNEPNETPI; from the coding sequence ATGACAAATATTACAAGCTTGTCTTTCGTTTCCTTGGACATTTCTGGCGATAATTATTTATCGTGGGTACAAGATGTAAAGTTGCACTTGGGTTCAAAGAAATTAAGCGATACAATAAAGGCAGAAAATAAATCCACGGCTGAAGAAAACTTTACCTCCATAATTTTTCTCCGACACCACATGCATGAAGATTTAAAATCCGAGTACTTAGAAGTCGAGGATCCttttattttatgggaaaatctaAAGGATAGGTTCGATCACCAGAAACTAGTTTATCTACCTGCAGCTGAAAATGATTGGGCTAATTTAAGACTTCAGGATTTTAAGAGTGTCCGAACATATAGCTCTGCTTTGTTCAAAATAAGTTCTAGGCTTATTATGTGTGGTGAGAAAGTTACGGAAAAAAGAAAAATCGATAAAACACTATCAATTTTTCACCCTAACAATATCAACTTAGCAGAGATGTACAGGGAGCGCAAATTCACTAAGTTCGGGGATCTTCTATCAACTCTCCTCCTAGCTGAACAGAATCATGAATTGGTGATTAAGAATCATCAATCCCGTCCAACAGGATCTGCCCCATTACCTAAAGTAAATAACATGTCATTCCAGCAGAATGTACGTGGAAAAGGGTATAGAGGTGGACGGAGCCAAGGGCGGTACCGTGGACGAGGTCGGAGCCACGGGCATTTTCGTCCATATAACAACTATGGTCACCGGAAGTGGCAATCTGAATCACAGAGTAAAAGAAAGGCATCACGAGGAGAAAAAACTGAAAATGTTTGCTATAGGTGCGGCATGATTGGGCACTGGACATGTAATTGTCATACCCCAGATCATCTTGTTAAGTTATACCAATCTTCTCaaaaatcaaaagagaaaatggTAGAAACAAGTTTCGCCAACAATAACATAGATGATTTCCCGAGAATCACAACTGGAGGAATAAGCATTAATGGTCCGAATGAACCTAACGAAACTCCCATATAG